In Candidatus Rokuibacteriota bacterium, the DNA window AGGAGGGAACCGATGAGAACCGTACGATTCCGGTATCTGCCCGTCGCGCTCGCCGCCCTGGCGCTGGTGCTCCCGGTCACCTCTCTGACGGATGCCCAGTCCAAGGGCACAATCAAGATCGCCACGCAGAGCCCGCTGTCGGGCGGGCAGGCGGCGCTGGGCGAGGGCATCAAGCTCGCCACCCAGCTGGCCATCGAGAAGCTGAAGGGACCCATCGAGAAGCTCGGCTTCAAGGTGGAGCTGGTCCCCTTCGACGACCAGGCCAAGCCCGATGTGGGGGTCGCGAACGCCGCCAACATCCTCGCCGACAAGGACATCCTCCTGGTGGTGGGCCACCTGAACTCGGGCGTCGCCATCCCGTCCTCCGAGAAGTACAAGGAGGCGCAGCTGGCGATGATCTCCCCCGCGAACACGAATCCGACGATCACCGACCGCAACTACCTGAACGTGAGCCGGGTGTGCGGCCGGGACGACGTCCAGGGCGTGGTGGGCGCCGAGTTCGCCAAGACCACCCTCAAGGCCAAGTCGGCCTACGTGATTCACGACAAGACCGCCTACGGGCAAGGTGTGGCCGAGTTCTTCAAGGCGGACGCGGAGAAGAAGGGGATCAAGGTGCTCGGCTTCGAGGGCACCGAGGAGAAGTCGAACTTCGACCCCATCATCACCCCCATCAAGGCCAAGAACCCGGACCTGATCTACTTCGGCGGGATCTACGACCAGGCGGCGCCCTTCTTCAAGCAGGCGCGTGAGAAGGGCATCAAGTCTCAGTTCATGGGTCCGGACGGGATGGACTCGACGGATCTGGTCAAGATCGGCGGGAAGTCGGTCGTGGGCATGCACTACTCGACGGTAGCGGGTCCCGTCGAGAAGTACCTTGCGGCGAAGGCTTTCAAGACAGAGTACAAGGACAAGTTCAAGAAGGACCCGGAGCCCTTCGCGGCCCAGGCCTATGACTCGGCCGCCATCGGGCTGAAGGCCATCGAGGCCGCCATCAAGGCCAGCGGCGGCAAGGTGCCGAGCCGCGAACAGGTCGCCGTCGCCGTCCGGAAGACGAAGCACACGGGGCTCACGGGGACGGTGGAGTTCGACGAGAAGGGAGACCCGAAGAAGGCTCTCTACTTCGTGCTCCAGGTGGCCTCCGACGACCCGACCAAGTGGGGCGACAACAAGGAAGTGAAGCGGCTGTCCATCGCGGCTCCGCCGCTCAAGAAGAAGCCGTAGCTCCCCGCATGAACCCACAGAGGGGAGGGGCCCGGTAGCGGCCCCTCCCCTCCGTGCTGTTTCGGGGCCCCATGGATTTCGAGCTGCTCATCGGGATCTTCCCGCAGGTCTTCCTCGACGGCCTCATCCTG includes these proteins:
- a CDS encoding branched-chain amino acid ABC transporter substrate-binding protein, whose translation is MRTVRFRYLPVALAALALVLPVTSLTDAQSKGTIKIATQSPLSGGQAALGEGIKLATQLAIEKLKGPIEKLGFKVELVPFDDQAKPDVGVANAANILADKDILLVVGHLNSGVAIPSSEKYKEAQLAMISPANTNPTITDRNYLNVSRVCGRDDVQGVVGAEFAKTTLKAKSAYVIHDKTAYGQGVAEFFKADAEKKGIKVLGFEGTEEKSNFDPIITPIKAKNPDLIYFGGIYDQAAPFFKQAREKGIKSQFMGPDGMDSTDLVKIGGKSVVGMHYSTVAGPVEKYLAAKAFKTEYKDKFKKDPEPFAAQAYDSAAIGLKAIEAAIKASGGKVPSREQVAVAVRKTKHTGLTGTVEFDEKGDPKKALYFVLQVASDDPTKWGDNKEVKRLSIAAPPLKKKP